Proteins from a single region of Candidatus Binatia bacterium:
- a CDS encoding DUF2333 family protein — protein sequence MRRLVPILAVLMALVFLVSPLVLHFGQKAHNELEIDWIGAVPEGSLPGVAFGTGTATIMDTELRGMTGWRPNDLVIWGPTLMADNNASRQMGILQALRETVRVFKDHLTKISSDEYDENLVQADNLLRNDPEKWAFPSAEDRYRTAVEHLEAYVEGLQKDPATSRQINARNVELMRLIQVWGDLLGSAHSDLLRDEVPWFQVDDVYYRTTGYCHVMAQMMPAIKIEYSRELNSRPILVTLFDEAEEPLARCGAMKPLVVLNGGDTSFIANHRRNLDGFVTEARQKFYSVREELDK from the coding sequence ATGCGACGTCTCGTCCCTATCCTCGCGGTCTTGATGGCCCTCGTGTTCCTCGTCTCGCCGCTCGTTCTGCACTTCGGTCAGAAGGCGCACAACGAGTTGGAGATCGACTGGATCGGGGCGGTGCCCGAGGGGTCGCTTCCCGGAGTGGCCTTCGGCACGGGGACCGCGACGATCATGGATACGGAGCTGCGGGGGATGACGGGGTGGCGGCCGAACGATCTGGTCATCTGGGGTCCGACGCTCATGGCCGACAATAATGCGAGCCGGCAGATGGGAATCCTGCAGGCCCTGCGTGAGACGGTCCGGGTCTTCAAGGACCACCTCACCAAGATCTCCAGCGACGAGTACGACGAGAACCTTGTGCAGGCGGACAACCTGCTACGCAACGACCCCGAGAAGTGGGCGTTCCCGTCGGCCGAGGATCGCTACCGCACGGCCGTCGAGCACCTCGAGGCCTACGTCGAAGGGCTGCAGAAGGACCCGGCAACCTCGCGTCAAATCAACGCGAGGAACGTCGAACTGATGCGCCTGATCCAGGTATGGGGTGATCTGCTCGGCTCGGCGCACTCCGACCTCCTGCGAGACGAGGTGCCGTGGTTCCAGGTCGACGACGTCTACTACCGAACCACCGGTTACTGTCATGTGATGGCCCAAATGATGCCAGCCATCAAGATCGAGTACTCGCGCGAACTCAACTCGCGCCCGATCCTCGTCACGCTCTTCGATGAGGCCGAAGAGCCGCTCGCTCGCTGCGGCGCGATGAAGCCACTCGTCGTGTTGAACGGTGGCGACACGAGCTTTATCGCGAACCACCGCCGCAACCTCGACGGATTCGTCACCGAGGCGCGGCAGAAGTTCTATTCGGTCCGCGAGGAGCTCGACAAGTAA
- a CDS encoding GMC family oxidoreductase: MGAALTPTPERLRALRDSERVHDGAEFERDVSDRAQVCVIGSGAGGASVALSLARGGHSVILVEEGAYHLGGEMGPRPGAAVLDRDVAQLGSAYGTAIGLRLGRCVGGTTVLGAGTYEQPADDVLNGWAADHGLADLDAAALRPYFERITEDLEIAAVPDITYGRNAELLEVGARNTGYAGERVRRGAHGCLGSGVCLQGCPQDAKQAMHVSYVPQAIEAGAALYTRARASELLVSQGRAFGVAAEFLSAEGRATGRKLRVVAERVVVACGALLTPHLLLRSGLGRGRPHLGKHLRLHPTARVTARFGGDVRGWASVPEGFAVRSLESQGISIRSHFPRPEELAPSIPGFGEVHKEVMSRVTRLGSFAATIREESTGMVRVGRRGRRSVRYRLREADRKRLLRAIGVTAELAFAAGAEEVYPALRSVPRLSSPDEARALAEARTPLRDFALDGWHPIGTVRMSDDPRRGATNSGGKLHGLRDLYVADASLFPASTGPNPQLTVMALALRIADQLSAGLGAPL, encoded by the coding sequence GTGGGGGCCGCATTGACGCCGACGCCCGAACGACTTCGTGCGCTGCGTGATTCCGAACGCGTGCACGACGGCGCAGAGTTCGAACGCGACGTCTCGGACCGCGCGCAGGTCTGCGTCATCGGAAGCGGTGCGGGCGGGGCCTCCGTCGCGTTGTCGCTCGCTCGCGGCGGCCACTCGGTGATCCTGGTGGAAGAGGGCGCGTACCACCTCGGAGGAGAGATGGGGCCGAGGCCCGGCGCGGCAGTGCTCGATCGCGACGTGGCTCAGCTCGGCAGTGCGTACGGCACGGCGATCGGCCTGCGCCTCGGTCGCTGCGTCGGCGGGACGACCGTGCTGGGCGCCGGGACGTACGAGCAGCCGGCCGACGACGTTTTGAACGGTTGGGCGGCCGACCACGGGCTCGCCGATCTCGACGCGGCGGCGTTGCGGCCGTACTTCGAGCGGATCACCGAGGATCTCGAGATCGCCGCGGTTCCCGACATCACGTACGGGCGGAACGCGGAGCTCCTCGAAGTCGGTGCGCGGAATACGGGGTACGCGGGAGAGCGCGTTCGGCGGGGCGCGCACGGCTGTCTGGGTTCGGGCGTGTGCCTGCAGGGGTGTCCCCAGGATGCGAAGCAGGCGATGCACGTGAGCTACGTGCCGCAGGCGATCGAGGCCGGCGCGGCGCTCTACACGCGAGCGAGGGCTTCGGAGCTTCTCGTGTCTCAGGGGCGGGCGTTCGGGGTGGCGGCGGAGTTCCTGTCGGCCGAGGGTCGTGCGACGGGGCGTAAGTTGCGGGTGGTTGCGGAGCGAGTGGTCGTCGCGTGTGGCGCGCTTCTGACACCGCACCTGTTGTTGCGCAGCGGGCTTGGTCGGGGACGCCCACATCTCGGGAAGCACCTGCGCCTTCATCCCACCGCGCGTGTCACCGCGCGCTTTGGCGGAGACGTTCGCGGGTGGGCCAGCGTTCCCGAGGGTTTTGCGGTGCGTTCGCTCGAGTCGCAGGGAATCTCGATCCGGAGTCACTTCCCGCGTCCCGAGGAGCTTGCCCCGTCCATTCCCGGCTTTGGGGAGGTGCACAAGGAAGTCATGAGTCGGGTCACGCGGCTCGGCTCGTTTGCCGCGACGATCCGCGAGGAGTCGACCGGTATGGTTCGCGTGGGCCGACGGGGTCGGCGCTCGGTGCGTTACCGGCTTCGTGAGGCGGATCGAAAGCGGTTGCTTCGCGCGATCGGCGTCACTGCGGAGTTGGCGTTTGCGGCCGGTGCCGAGGAAGTCTACCCGGCGCTGCGTTCGGTTCCGCGCCTGTCGTCACCCGATGAGGCGCGTGCTCTCGCTGAGGCGCGTACGCCGCTGCGCGACTTCGCTCTCGACGGATGGCATCCGATTGGAACGGTGCGTATGTCCGACGACCCGCGGCGCGGCGCGACCAATTCCGGCGGCAAGCTCCACGGCCTGCGGGATCTCTACGTTGCGGACGCGAGCCTTTTCCCGGCTTCGACCGGTCCAAACCCGCAGCTCACGGTGATGGCGCTCGCGCTTCGAATCGCAGACCAGCTCTCGGCCGGTCTCGGCGCGCCGCTTTAA
- a CDS encoding DoxX family protein, which translates to METVGTLAADSGFLTFARFSVIAFFAIVFLQSGINKVVDSEGNKAYMQEAFSQAPTLQGMMGSLFWALTALELAAGIFCGLSLVTFSFMSGGFLARWGMRFATISLLALLFGQRMAKDYAGAAVVAAYFAVALLGNLVFALGR; encoded by the coding sequence ATGGAAACCGTAGGAACGTTGGCAGCAGACTCGGGCTTTCTCACCTTCGCCCGATTCTCGGTAATCGCATTCTTCGCAATCGTCTTCCTTCAGTCGGGCATCAACAAGGTCGTCGATTCCGAAGGGAACAAGGCCTACATGCAGGAGGCCTTCTCGCAGGCGCCCACCCTCCAGGGGATGATGGGCTCGCTGTTCTGGGCGCTCACCGCACTCGAGCTAGCCGCAGGGATTTTCTGCGGACTCAGCCTCGTCACGTTCAGCTTCATGTCCGGCGGCTTCCTCGCGCGTTGGGGCATGCGCTTCGCGACGATCTCGCTCCTCGCGCTCCTCTTCGGCCAACGCATGGCCAAGGACTACGCGGGTGCCGCGGTCGTGGCCGCGTACTTCGCGGTCGCATTGCTCGGCAACCTGGTCTTCGCGCTCGGGCGCTAG
- a CDS encoding CsgG/HfaB family protein — MRNPARSRFLASLVMAAFFLAPLGGCTRARVDAAGVQAEPYAPEAAEVPLVRVPYDPRFPRFVVAVEPFALQADSAVAGPPVQSIVYGPGSWGVLPHGPRPIGWTPPRQQLSAHVGESVQTQLVSALSNVGNLIVIDYDYYWQNRDRIDRLVGKGEAGPYLLRGAVTEFNEISESDESGTGSSLGLIGVALGIAGAIAGNSPAAYTGLGLAVANPGYQESVARRTGQVGVDLNIVDARNGRIVGTAVANGSFTSENATSGFSLFGFGSASTAVAESALAQATRAAMNSATVQIVDRLKERTG, encoded by the coding sequence ATGCGCAACCCCGCACGATCTCGATTCCTTGCCAGCCTCGTGATGGCTGCCTTCTTCCTCGCGCCGCTCGGCGGCTGTACCCGCGCCAGGGTGGACGCGGCCGGTGTGCAGGCCGAGCCGTACGCTCCGGAGGCGGCCGAGGTGCCGCTGGTCCGGGTGCCGTACGATCCGCGGTTTCCCCGCTTCGTCGTCGCCGTCGAACCCTTCGCTCTTCAGGCGGATTCTGCTGTCGCCGGACCGCCCGTCCAGAGCATCGTGTACGGCCCGGGCAGCTGGGGGGTCCTCCCGCACGGTCCGCGGCCGATCGGTTGGACGCCGCCCCGGCAACAGCTCTCTGCTCATGTCGGGGAGAGCGTTCAGACGCAGCTCGTGAGCGCGCTCTCGAACGTCGGCAACCTGATCGTCATCGACTACGACTACTACTGGCAGAACCGCGATCGCATCGATCGTCTCGTGGGCAAGGGCGAGGCCGGTCCCTATCTGCTTCGCGGCGCGGTGACCGAGTTCAACGAGATATCGGAGTCCGACGAGTCGGGCACTGGTAGTAGCCTCGGTTTGATCGGCGTCGCGCTCGGGATCGCCGGCGCGATCGCGGGGAACAGCCCCGCCGCGTACACGGGGCTGGGGCTCGCGGTTGCGAATCCGGGCTACCAGGAGTCGGTCGCGCGCCGAACGGGGCAGGTCGGGGTCGATCTGAACATCGTCGACGCGCGAAATGGACGCATAGTTGGGACTGCGGTAGCCAACGGGAGTTTCACCTCGGAGAACGCTACAAGTGGTTTCTCTCTGTTTGGTTTCGGCAGCGCGAGCACCGCGGTGGCCGAAAGCGCGCTCGCCCAGGCGACCCGCGCAGCGATGAATTCGGCGACGGTGCAGATCGTCGATCGATTGAAGGAGCGTACTGGCTGA